In Taeniopygia guttata chromosome 23, bTaeGut7.mat, whole genome shotgun sequence, the following are encoded in one genomic region:
- the GJA4 gene encoding gap junction alpha-4 protein, producing the protein MGDWEFLQKLLDQVQEHSTVIGKIWLTVLFIFRILILGLAGESVWGDEQSDFVCNTKQPGCTNVCYDKAFPISHIRYWVLQFLFVSTPTLIYLGHVVYLSRKEEKLKEKEAKLRAVHSKDPKIEEALADLEKKMSKIYVTESGRLKIRGALMWTYITSVICKSIFEAGFLVGQWYLYGFSMVPRYVCKRDPCPHQVDCFISRPTEKSIFIIFMLVMGLISLILNLLELFHLCCKNLLSNIKKVSEPAGPSQDTFVDAMVSSPYSPKHYPFLPMAESHAPSYQTYNKLSSEQNWANYRNEESLALGSGSRPLSDPYAPGAAEASAPEEKPGSRPGSSASKKQYV; encoded by the coding sequence ATGGGTgactgggaattcctgcagaaacTGCTGGACCAAGTGCAGGAGCATTCGACGGTGATCGGGAAGATCTGGCTCACCGTGCTCTTCATCTTCCGCATCCTCATCCTGGGCCTGGCCGGGGAGTCTGTGTGGGGGGACGAGCAGTCGGATTTCGTGTGTAACACCAAGCAGCCAGGCTGCACCAACGTCTGCTACGACAAAGCCTTCCCCATCTCCCACATCCGCTACTGGGTGCTGCAGTTCCTCTTCGTCAGCACCCCGACCCTGATTTACCTGGGCCATGTTGTCTATCTCTCCCGCAAGGAGGAGAagctgaaggagaaggaagCCAAGCTCCGGGCTGTCCACAGCAAGGACCCCAAGATTGAGGAGGCCCTGGCAGACCTGGAGAAGAAGATGTCCAAGATCTACGTGACAGAGAGTGGGCGGCTGAAGATCCGGGGGGCGCTGATGTGGACGTACATCACCAGTGTCATCTGCAAGAGCATCTTTGAGGCCGGTTTCCTCGTGGGCCAGTGGTACCTGTATGGCTTCTCCATGGTGCCCCGCTACGTGTGCAAGAGGGACCCGTGCCCCCATCAGGTGGACTGCTTCATCTCCCGCCCCACCGAAAAGAgcatcttcatcatcttcatgcTGGTGATGGGCCTGATCTCCTTAATCCTGAACCTCCTGGAGCTCTTCCACCTCTGCTGCAAGAACCTGCTTAGCAACATCAAGAAGGTGTCAGAGCCAGCTGGACCGAGCCAGGACACCTTTGTGGATGCCATGGTCTCGAGTCCCTACTCCCCCAAGCACTATCCCTTCCTGCCCATGGCCGAGAGCCACGCGCCCTCCTACCAGACCTACAACAAGCTCTCCAGTGAGCAGAACTGGGCCAACTACCGCAACGAGGAGAGCCTGGCactgggcagcggcagcaggcCCCTGTCGGACCCCTACGCCCCCGGGGCTGCCGAAGCCTCCGCCCCGGAGGAGAAGCCGGGCAGCCGGCCCGGGAGCTCAGCCTCCAAAAAGCAATACGTGTAG
- the GJB3 gene encoding gap junction beta-3 protein isoform X2, with amino-acid sequence MDWKTLQALLSGVNKYSTAFSRIWLSMVFVFRVLVYVVAAEKVWGDEQKDFDCNTRQPGCTNVCYDHFFPISHIRLWALQLIFVTCPSLLVIMHVAYREDRERKNREKNGENCPKLYSNTGKKHGGLWWTYLFSLIFKLIIEILFLYLLHKMWDSFDLPRLVKCSNVDPCPNTVDCYIARPTEKRVFTYFMVGASSICIVLTVCEIFYLIFKRAVQRARKWRKSTKRSVSYSKASTCHCHTKSEEKDNKSQPRGEEL; translated from the exons ATGGATTGGAAAACGCTGCAGGCGCTGCTCAGCGGGGTCAACAAGTACTCCACAGCCTTCAGCCGCATCTGGCTCTCCATGGTCTTTGTGTTCCGTGTGCTGGTCTACGTGGTGGCGGCCGAGAAGGTCTGGGGCGACGAGCAGAAGGATTTTGATTGCAACACACGGCAGCCAGGCTGCACCAACGTGTGTTATGACCACTTCTTCCCCATCTCCCACATCCGCCTCTGGGCCCTGCAGCTCATCTTTGTCACTTGTCCTTCCCTCCTGGTCATCATGCACGTGGCCTACAGGGAGGACCGCGAGAGGAAGAACCGGGAGAAGAATGGAGAGAATTGCCCCAAGCTCTACAGCAACACGGGCAAGAAGCACGGCGGGCTGTGGTGGACCTACCTGTTCAGCCTCATCTTCAAGCTTATCATAGAGATCCTGTTCCTCTACCTCCTCCACAAGATGTGGGACAGCTTCGATTTGCCACGGCTGGTCAAGTGCTCCAACGTGGATCCCTGTCCCAACACCGTGGACTGCTACATCGCCCGGCCAACTGAGAAAAGGGTCTTCACCTATTTCATGGTCGGAGCCTCCTCCATCTGCATTGTCCTCACCGTCTGTGAGATCTTCTACCTCATCTTCAAGCGAGCTGTCCAGAGGGCAAGGAAATGGAGGAAATCCACCAAGCGCTCCGTCAGCTACAGCAAGGCCTCCACCTGCCACTGTCACACCAAGTCAGAGGAGAAGGACAACAAGTCCCAGCCCAG AGGAGAAGAGCTGTGA
- the GJB3 gene encoding gap junction beta-3 protein isoform X1 has product MDWKTLQALLSGVNKYSTAFSRIWLSMVFVFRVLVYVVAAEKVWGDEQKDFDCNTRQPGCTNVCYDHFFPISHIRLWALQLIFVTCPSLLVIMHVAYREDRERKNREKNGENCPKLYSNTGKKHGGLWWTYLFSLIFKLIIEILFLYLLHKMWDSFDLPRLVKCSNVDPCPNTVDCYIARPTEKRVFTYFMVGASSICIVLTVCEIFYLIFKRAVQRARKWRKSTKRSVSYSKASTCHCHTKSEEKDNKSQPRCVAALTAV; this is encoded by the coding sequence ATGGATTGGAAAACGCTGCAGGCGCTGCTCAGCGGGGTCAACAAGTACTCCACAGCCTTCAGCCGCATCTGGCTCTCCATGGTCTTTGTGTTCCGTGTGCTGGTCTACGTGGTGGCGGCCGAGAAGGTCTGGGGCGACGAGCAGAAGGATTTTGATTGCAACACACGGCAGCCAGGCTGCACCAACGTGTGTTATGACCACTTCTTCCCCATCTCCCACATCCGCCTCTGGGCCCTGCAGCTCATCTTTGTCACTTGTCCTTCCCTCCTGGTCATCATGCACGTGGCCTACAGGGAGGACCGCGAGAGGAAGAACCGGGAGAAGAATGGAGAGAATTGCCCCAAGCTCTACAGCAACACGGGCAAGAAGCACGGCGGGCTGTGGTGGACCTACCTGTTCAGCCTCATCTTCAAGCTTATCATAGAGATCCTGTTCCTCTACCTCCTCCACAAGATGTGGGACAGCTTCGATTTGCCACGGCTGGTCAAGTGCTCCAACGTGGATCCCTGTCCCAACACCGTGGACTGCTACATCGCCCGGCCAACTGAGAAAAGGGTCTTCACCTATTTCATGGTCGGAGCCTCCTCCATCTGCATTGTCCTCACCGTCTGTGAGATCTTCTACCTCATCTTCAAGCGAGCTGTCCAGAGGGCAAGGAAATGGAGGAAATCCACCAAGCGCTCCGTCAGCTACAGCAAGGCCTCCACCTGCCACTGTCACACCAAGTCAGAGGAGAAGGACAACAAGTCCCAGCCCAGGTGTGTGGCAGCCCTAACTGCTGTCTGA